A window of Pungitius pungitius chromosome 19, fPunPun2.1, whole genome shotgun sequence genomic DNA:
TAGACGCTACGAGCCCTCCCATccaaaatcactttttttctagCATGACGGAGGTTCATTTCACTCATCGGACTGGGAGCAGTAATCCAGATCCACATTCAGAGTCTCTCCCCTACATCCCACTTCACTGCATTATAAGATGAAGGTCCATTTTTCCATTCCTCTACAATGAAACTCTTCGCctcgccctccccctccccctccccagtcTCTGCACTCGGGTCCAACTGGCCCGGGCTGGAGAAGTCATCATGGCGGAGCATCGTCTCCCTGAGCGACGCTGCAGCTCTGATTGCAGCCGCTGCCCCCTTCGAACATTCAAAACTCGACTTGGTCCATTTTCACTCCGCAAATACAAACCATGTGTCCCGCTCAACACGTTTAGGCGCCGTCTGTTCTAACTTGACATTGACCGTAcatttggtgggggggggggggggggggaaacatagAGTaaacccaacccccccaaaaaaaaagacattaggAGACTTCTTAAGACGTCAGACATCACAGAAAATAACCAGCATCCTTTTTTCCAAGTCAACTCATCCATTCCCGCCACTAATTCACGAGCGGTGACATCATCCTCTGAACTCCCAaactcccccctgcccccccccgcctcatcGCCTCCAGCGGGTCAACACTCATGCAGGGGGAAGACTTTCTGAATCTTCACATGACCTCTAGACACACGCACAAAAGTGGGCGGCTGCGCGGCGTTGTAACATTCACATGACACGGATATACAGCAATACGCCAGACAAGCAGTTCTTgttgtacaaaaataaaaagtggcACAACCCAAGTCGGATGCTGCGAATCCTTTTCGGCTACAGGCGGCGTGCGAGTGTGATACTGCGATCCTAACAGAATTgtatcaataaatatattttggtcACTtagtttttattcatcataaGCAGTTAGCGGAAGTTGCGGATTAGCGTGTCCTCAACCATAAAGAGAAGATAAagacagacaaaaataaaaaaaataaacgagTTTGAAAGGTCGACCTCATCCGAAGAATGCCTCATACGGGTAGTTGTTGTGAAGTGAAACAGTTAAAAGtcatcacatttttaaaaagaaaatgttaaaaagatTATATAttatcaacaaaaacaaaacaaaacaaagtaaactAAAAAAGGCAACTCTAATAGATATCAAGGTGGAAATAAATGGCATTGCCTATGACCTAACGCATCTGGATAATTTAAAATAGGCGACCGAGAAGTCTGTAGTCAACTCTCTGGAGTCCATAGTCTTTGTGTCTCCCACTTCCATCACTCTGCGCTTCTCCCATACCTCCTCTTGGAATGCTCCCCAATCGGGCATTTAAGTCCTGATGATGTGTTGAAGTCCTCAGGCTTGGAgtttaaatgttagtgtgtgttctggCTTTAAGTATctgaatgtatatatatatagggatGAAGTTAAtgtatagatgtgtgtgtgtgtgtgtgtaacggagAGGGATCAGGAGGCAGCCAGGGCCTTGATCAGGTACAGTTTGTCTCCCTGCTCGCTGGTAAAGATGGGGGCCTTTTTGTAGTGTTCAACAAGCTCTTCCATAGAGTTGAACTTGCGCTGTCCAATGCAGTAAAGGTTTTCTTTCATCTGCACCTTGAAATGCTTGTTCTTACTCTGCGCCTTCAGGGAGATGGAGAAGTCATTCGGCTGGggaaacaaaaatggaaaacacaAGTTTAGCATTCAGACAGGGTTTTATCATAAAATCTGTCTTACTCCTAAGTCGCGGCGCCATCAGATCGTCTACGTTTATTGTAGCATTCATAGCAGAAGTCACAagtcacccccccgccccccacagtAAAGAGGAGCCCGGCTCCAGTGACGGTGCGCCAGCTACTGACCGATGACTCGCTGTCCCGGATGAGAAAGTCCCCCTCCACGCCTCTCTGGTTGAGGGCCACCTCCGCCTGGTGGCGCGTCACCTTGCCGTAGTACCACTCCTTCCCCGCGAAGCGCCCGACGCTCGAGGGCGAGATGTAGTCGCAGTCGGGCGTGGGCGGCCCGGCGGGTCCCGCCGCGTACTTGTGGGCGGCGGAGTCCAGCACGGTGACGTAGTTTTTGGGCACCAAGCCCAGCTGTCCGTCCGCTTTGCGGCACTTCCACCACTCGGGGTCGTTCTCGGgcttctccaccacctccatcacctcgcCTTTCTCAAAGTTCAGCTCCTCGTCGTTGCCCGAGCTGAAGGGGTAGAGCGCCTGCACCGTGTGCAGCACCCGGTTGCCGTTGGCCGTGCTGTTCACCACGGCCGCCAGCTTCTCCGTGAGCGATCCGGCCGGGTCCCCGAGGCCGCCCAGGCCCACGCCGCCGCCCGCCGTCCCGTCCATGTCCTCCGTCACGTAGTTGGACGGAAACCAGCCGGACCGCCCGCTGTAGCTGCCGCGCCACCAGCCGTCGCTGCACTTCTCCATCACCACGACCCGCGTGCCTTTCACCAGGGACAGCTCGTCCTCGCGCTCCGCCGCGTAGCTGAACTTGACCAGGGCGGGCAGGTTGAGGTCGTACAGCCGCTCCCCGTTGTCCGTGCCCGCGTCGGGGTCGGCGTTGGACGCCGTGTCCCTCGCCCCCGCCTTTCGGCTCTTCACCTTCCCGAttcctagagagagagagagagcaagcaaAAGGGAAAAGGGGTGAGAGTTAAACGGAGAAAACGGCACCATCAACGTTCCCATGGAGTGGATCCAGAGAGGCAGGACAGGGAGGTAGTTGGAATGCACAGACATTTAGGGTTCTTTTGGTTTGCAAGTCCCCTGAAATTCACATTTTTACAAGCTTACACTGAAAAAGTCTAAaagaaattggaaaaaaaacagacatcttGAAATTTAAGGGAGTCAAAACCTCAGACAAATACCAGGCAGCGATAATAAGCATTAGGGAGGGTGGGTACAAAGGGCAGAAATCAGACCTTTCCACATTCAGTGCCCCCCAGCCTCCAAATCCAGATACATTCTTGAGGATTTGTCCTAGGTGCTGAGAAGAAAAAACCCAATGCTGCTGTGGTTAAGAATAAACAGGAGTGTGGTGAAAACTTGTTTTGGCGCGGACCTATAAATCCTCATCACCGGGACCCTTTATGTGCTAATCACCACTAAACCcacttctgaccccccccccctttgccctcCAAGCATCCCACTGAGCTGACCATTTGATTAAAAGAGGGGCGAAATCGCAGTCTAGCAGAGATCAGGCTTTTTCACTCTGTTTGCAGTCTTCATGGCGTCCAGTCACACAGACCACAGGGTGAATTATATCACATCTGCTGTTGACCTTTTGGCAACTCTGAACAGCCAAGGGgcttacggggggggggggggattaccgAGCCTTTTAGCCGTTCCCTCCGTTATGGAGCCCACAGGCGGATTATTTTTGGCAGGCCATCGCCTTACTGGACAAGAATTTCCACTTGGCATGCAAACGGTCGCATGAAACACACGCGCAGCCACCAGAACGCCGCtctaataacccccccccccccccccccctgcgtggtCCACCGCGTTGCTCCGCGAGATCGATGCTCTCACCGACGATGTCGCCACAAACAAAACCAGAGCCGAGACAGACGCGGTAATCGCCATTTCTGATTACCTTTGCAAGGCTGTCGCTTACATAATCAAAGGTCAGCTGAGTAAAATTATATAGGCGCGTCGGGGTGTTGTCTCCGCCACAGCCGGGAGGACGCTGTGTTGAACGTGAGCGGTTTGTCACTGCGCCGTACCAAAGCTGCTTCCCTACGGTTGAAttgacacttgtgtgtgtgtgtgtgtgtgtgtgtgtgagagactcaAGGAGTGCAGACTAATTTCATAGTAGCGCAGAGAGTCCCACGTCAAATTGCTTCCAGGTAGACCCTGTTATTAGTCACAGCGCTGGAGATAACTACAGAGTCCAGGCCGGGTGCTATGAGTGGACGTCTGTACGTGGAGGTTAAAGTCTGCCGACGTCTCTGTGCAGCCCTGATAactcaaagacccccccccccccccaaaaaaacaacaacttctgaATCATTTTCATGAGATGAAATGGCCAAATTACACACAGCTGCTAGCCCCAGGATGTGCACAGCTGGAAATGACCCAGTTAGCTCCAAACAAGGGTTAAGGGGTCAACCCGgcacaaataaatgaactttcaGCCCCAGCTGAGAGCTCGTGTTTTATCTCTCTGGCCAGGTACATCGGCCCTAATGAGGGTACCCTTCCTGCttcctacacacaaacacttgacattaaaaaaagatcagtaataaggggggggggggggggggagcgcgttTGACTATGCGCAATCTGAGCCGAGGCACGACGTACGTCAGGAAGACGAGGCGGAGGGGAGGgcacctgctgctggaggtttGAATCGCTGAGGATTCTCAGGTGGTGCCACACAAATAAGAGTTTGTGCTTCCTTTTACGATTCAGCACAAGCTCCTGCATTGATATTCTGTGCTTGGACATGATTTTGTTCAATTTTCCCCATGCTCTATTTTTTTAAGGAGAAAATAACTTCATAATCATTTAAATTTGCTATTTATTATAACAATTTATTTCTTATTAAAATGATAATTTGTTAATATTAAATGATTTTCTGGATTGGAGGGACGTTTATTTGTGTGAGAAAGTTCATGTGTTTGAGGAAggattatttgttttgtggttttccatttatttagcCTAGATTCTCCCCCTGGAGAAAGAAAGCAATCAGAACAACTCCAGCTGggtattactttttttttttaaagttcttcCCCATCAACAAAATTGATTGGTTGCAGATCTTAGCTATAGATGTATCCCTCTGGATTAGTGCACGTATTTAAACGTATACGATACCCTTTCAATTCAGCGAATGCAAGTTACAATGACAATGACGCGTATTGACGGACGCGTCACTGGTCACCATCAGGGCTGAAGCGTGGCTGGTTATCGTACCAGCAGGCCGGATGTGGTAGCGATGATTAATGCCTCCATGCAGATGTGCGAGCTGCACGCTTCCCGTTAAAAAGCCACACGCGCCGCTACTCCGGGATACGGTCTTTA
This region includes:
- the nck1b gene encoding cytoplasmic protein NCK1 isoform X2, whose protein sequence is MNMANLFKHFFRIGKVKSRKAGARDTASNADPDAGTDNGERLYDLNLPALVKFSYAAEREDELSLVKGTRVVVMEKCSDGWWRGSYSGRSGWFPSNYVTEDMDGTAGGGVGLGGLGDPAGSLTEKLAAVVNSTANGNRVLHTVQALYPFSSGNDEELNFEKGEVMEVVEKPENDPEWWKCRKADGQLGLVPKNYVTVLDSAAHKYAAGPAGPPTPDCDYISPSSVGRFAGKEWYYGKVTRHQAEVALNQRGVEGDFLIRDSESSPNDFSISLKAQSKNKHFKVQMKENLYCIGQRKFNSMEELVEHYKKAPIFTSEQGDKLYLIKALAAS
- the nck1b gene encoding cytoplasmic protein NCK1 isoform X1 translates to MTEEVIVIAKFDYTAQQDQELDIKKNERLWLLDDSKSWWRVRNATNKTGFVPSNYVERKNSARKASIVKNLKDTLGIGKVKSRKAGARDTASNADPDAGTDNGERLYDLNLPALVKFSYAAEREDELSLVKGTRVVVMEKCSDGWWRGSYSGRSGWFPSNYVTEDMDGTAGGGVGLGGLGDPAGSLTEKLAAVVNSTANGNRVLHTVQALYPFSSGNDEELNFEKGEVMEVVEKPENDPEWWKCRKADGQLGLVPKNYVTVLDSAAHKYAAGPAGPPTPDCDYISPSSVGRFAGKEWYYGKVTRHQAEVALNQRGVEGDFLIRDSESSPNDFSISLKAQSKNKHFKVQMKENLYCIGQRKFNSMEELVEHYKKAPIFTSEQGDKLYLIKALAAS